The genomic stretch agcacttgcacttacGGTTTGAGGCTCATTTGCGAAAGCAAGTCGACATACTATGTATATTGTCAATACAGGTCCATTGTTAAAAAATACAGCCTTTGACTTACGCTATAGGCTTCTGGAAGCATGCCAAATATGTCTTTTCCTCGGCAAATAGTGTCTTGGATTCTTTTTGGGTCTAACAAATTGACGCGACCAGCAATGCGATCTGCATGTGAGAACCCTTTCATTTTGATGGCATACTCAGGTATTGTCCTAAAGCAATAGCTACAATGCCAGCCTGCGTCAGCGAGAATACGTTCGCCGCTCTTCGAGTGTCGGTAATAACTGTTATCATTCCACATGTGCACACTTGCTCTCCAACTGGTAAAGCCGATAAACCATTCAAAGCTGGTCGCAGTTTCAATAACTATATCAAGTGCCGATATCTTTGCACTAACCTATAAAGAAAGTCCCGCAATTGTAAGTGAATAGATTGCCCAAATTCACAGCTCTTCAGGAGATCGACCGTATGACGAGCAGGAATTTCATCCAGGTCTGACATGATGACCATATTGGGAGTATTCTGAAGACCAGTGGTGGACAAATGTGACCTAATAAGCATAGTCATAGTGTTTCGGGTGTGTGCCTCCACGTCCCAAGGTGACTGCCCAGGGCGAAGAGCTGCTCCCGGTAGGCTGAGGGGAATGTTGAATTCAGGTGCTTCCAGCCACATAATAACCACTTACAAGTTATACACAATCTTATCTTCAAATTTCGAGAATCTGGCTCGATTATTTGCAAAGAACGTCTCCTTCGGCAGACCTGTAAATGTCGCATTCGATTCGAGAATGAGGAAGTAATCGACCACAGAATCCAGTTCATGCATGCGAATTTCCAATAAATCGAGTTCATTGCTCATGAGCACCGCATCCAATACCTTGACGCTTTCCGTGCTCGGCCTCGTTGACCACCCGTGAATGTCGCATATGTGTTCGTCAATTTTCAATCCATCGCCGTAGAAATGTGTGATTACTTCTTGAGGGCCACTGTTGCTGTCCCACAAAGGCCTTGTTGAATATGACAGAAGATTCTTCAATTGGTATTGATGTTTTGAGATGGTGTATAGAACGGTGAGAATGATCAATGTAATAACGATGAGTAGTGGCGTCGGTCGTGGCCGTCTAAATGAAGGAGCCATTTGGCTTTATCGTCTAGTGTTTAGAACGGCAAACATTCAAGGTCTTTCAAAAAGAACGGAATAGGTCCTACGCGGACTGCGAGTCGAATTGCTGGTGTTCGGGAACGTAGAAACAGAGAACCGAAATGGGTCAAGACTGGTTGTTTTGATCATGATGCAAATATCATGCACTAGCCAAGGGCATCATGGAGGTGCAGAGGGTCCCTGTATATCCATTAGGGGCTTGCCAAGTAGCGAAATTGATCATCAGCCCAACATCAGCCCTGTAACTTGCAGCAGAAGGTTTATATATGAGGAGGCTGAGCT from Psilocybe cubensis strain MGC-MH-2018 chromosome 2, whole genome shotgun sequence encodes the following:
- a CDS encoding Beta-1,4-mannosyl-glycoprotein 4-beta-N-acetylglucosaminyltransferase; the protein is MAPSFRRPRPTPLLIVITLIILTVLYTISKHQYQLKNLLSYSTRPLWDSNSGPQEVITHFYGDGLKIDEHICDIHGWSTRPSTESVKVLDAVLMSNELDLLEIRMHELDSVVDYFLILESNATFTGLPKETFFANNRARFSKFEDKIVYNFLPGAALRPGQSPWDVEAHTRNTMTMLIRSHLSTTGLQNTPNMVIMSDLDEIPARHTVDLLKSCEFGQSIHLQLRDFLYSFEWFIGFTSWRASVHMWNDNSYYRHSKSGERILADAGWHCSYCFRTIPEYAIKMKGFSHADRIAGRVNLLDPKRIQDTICRGKDIFGMLPEAYSYVDLLSQMSLKPGKSAVGLPRYLIEKSENFRFLLPGGCIREQGSPS